The window TTGTAGGCCTATATTTTTTTGACTCAGCATTTTAGAGAGAAGAGCAGCTTCAATTCAGCTTCAGCCTGTAAGAGTTTGAGGACAGTGTTAGGATTTAACAATGACTTGATGAAACGCCCCCCCACCctttttttgttatgttattattagatTGTCCTTCGATTGTAAAATACACCGACGTTTCATCAGATCAtgcaataaaatgaaatgattaacaGCAAATTAATGGGACTTCCTCTGTGAATCTGGAGTTGGCTCTTTGTGTAAAATGATAAGACTGGGATTGTATCGTGTCTTAATGTTTTTAGGAGGTGATTTAATAAGACTGTCAGTGCTTTGTCACCTTTTGAAttataaaatgcaattttatatatttcactCATTTGAGGACTCAAATAACAGGAAAGACACCCACTCACATTGTAATAACTTATTATACCTGATGATATCTCCACAACAAGGTAAATTAATTCATGACCGTTGATGTGAATAGGCCTGCAGTACAGCATATGACTAGCGCAATTTTCTAACAATACACGTGGCGTCACTGTAGACCAACAGTAGATTCATAGCGTTTTTGTTACACGCCACCTAATATTAGGTTCTAATGTTCTTCATAGCGTTAAAGGCGGAGGACAATGGTAACGGGAGGCTTATAGTGGTGGAATGAGCTTTTAAGGATTGAAACGGTGCTGTATTTTGTGCTTTATTATCACGGGATGGCGCACACACGGCGCATCTTTCAAAGCTGCagctttgtctttttctttgttcTGGCCGAATATGCACACGGAGACCTGAGCTATTCTGTTCAAGAGGAGCTAAAACGCGGATCTGTTATTGGAAATATTGCCAAGGATCTCGGATTGGAGGTGGGCAAACTGTCTTCTCGCAAGGCCCGTGTTGACATGGAAAGAAATGACAAACAATATTGCGGAATAAACCTCCGGACAGGGGATTTAATGGTTGCTGACAGGATCGACCGAGAGGAGCATTGCGGGGAAAAGCCTTCGTGTGTTCTTAAATTCGACCTGCTGTTAGAGAATCCACTGGAGCTGCACCGTTTGTCCCTGCAAGTGCAAGACGTGAATGACAATGCGCCGATTTTCCCTAAAGATGTTGTGAAGCTGGAAATTAGAGAATCCGCTGACAAAGGAGCCAAGTATCGCGTTAATGCTGCACATGATGCAGATATTGGCACAAATTCCGTTCAAAGCTACATTTTGCAACAAAATgctaattttgtttttcatattcagACGACCAATTCTGGCAGTAAATACGGTGAGCTGATTCTGGATAAGGAATTAGACAGGGAAGAGCAGCAGGATATCAAATTGCTGCTTACGGCAGTGGATGGTGGTTCTCCGACGAGATCTGGTACTGTACTCATACATGTCATTGTGCTTGATGCTAATGACAACGCCCCAATTTTTACTCAAGCCATTTATACATCATCTGTCAAAGAAGATGCGGCACTTAAAACACCAGTTATTACTGTGAGTGCATCAGATGCAGACGAAGGTGTAAATGGAGAAGTTACATATGAGTTTAGCAGGCTGTCTGATAAATCACGAAACATGTTTTCTCTCAATCAGGAAACTGGAGAAATTGTTGTCATAGGTGAGATAGATTATGAAGATGGAACAAAACATGAAGTGTTTGTTGAAGCCAAAGATGGTTATGGTCTCTCTTCTGAggcaaaagttgtaattaataTAAATGATGTCAATGATAATGCTCCATTTATACAACTAAAGTCACTGTCTAATCCAGTACCAGAGAATGTATCACCTGGCACTGAAGTTGGCATCATTCATGTGCAGGACAGAGACACTGAGAAGAATGGACAGGTTCATTGCTCCATTCAACAAAATGTCCCCTTTAAGTTAGTTCCTTCTATTAAAAACTATTATTCTCTGGTGACTACTGGCCAACTGGACCGTGAACTAGTGTCTGATTACAACATTACAATCAGTGCTACTGATGAGGGCTCTCCTCCTCTGTCCTCCTCTAAAGGTATTCACTTATCTGTAGCAGACATCAATGACAACCCACCTGTGTTTGAGGAACAGTTGTACAGTGCATATGTGAGTGAAAATAATAAAGCTGGCTCCACTTTATGTTCTGTTAGTGCTGAGGACTCTGACTGGAGACAGAACGGTACCGTGATTTATTCTCTGTTAGCCTCTGAGGTGAACGGTGCTCCGGTGTCCTCCTATGTATCTGTTAACGGAGACACGGGAGTGATCCATGCTGTCAGATCGTTTGATTATGAACACTTGAGAAGTTTTAAAGTCCACGTCATGGCCAGAGACAACGGTTCTCCTCCACTGAGCAGCAACGTGAGTGTCAGTGTGTTCATATCGGATGTGAATGACAACTCTCCTCAGATACTGTACCCTTCCCCAGAGGGCAACTCCTTCATGACCGAGCTGGTCCCCAAAGCTGCACATGGAGGCtctgtggtgtccaaagtgatagCAGTGGACGCAGACTCCGGACAGAACGCCTGGCTGTCCTATCATATAGTCAAGTCCACTGATCCAGGACTTTTCAGCATTGGTCTCCACAGTGGAGAGATCAGGACCCAGCGGGACATTTCTGAATCTGACAGCATGAAACAGAACCTGATTGTGGCAGTGAAAGATAACGGACAGCCCCCTCTCTCTGCCACCTGCTccatgtatttacttatttctgATAACTTGGCTGAGGTGCCAGAACTGAAGGACATTTCTTATGATGAGAAGAATTCCAAACTGACGTCTTATCTGATCATTGCGCTGGTGTCTGTGTCCACCTTCTTTCTGaccttcatcatcatcgtcCTGGGTGTGAGGTTTTGTCGCAGGAGAAAGCCCAGACTGTTGTTTGATGGAGCAGTTGCCATCCCCAGCGCTTATCTCCCTCCTAATTACGCAGATGTTGATGGCACAGGAACTTTACGCAGCACCTACAACTATGATGCCTATTTGACAACAGGTTCTAGAACCAGTGACTTTAAGTTTGTGTCTTCTTACAATGATACCACCCTGCCCGCTGACCAGACTCTGAGGAAAAGTCCTACTGACTTTGTTGATGAACTTCCTGAGTCATTCGACCCCTTGGAGGTAGGCACCCTTTGAGATTTTAAGATATATGCCCAGATAAATTCACTCATTGTTCAGAAAGAGCCTTACTCATATAATTAATGTTAATGGCAGTTTCTTCAGCAAAAGTAttatcatggttttattttcCATATCCCACTCCAATGatcttttcacttttgtttcAAACAATAATTCTTCTGAGATGAAGACTAAAGTGACACGTTCATAACTTTAGAGATTTTTTCTCATGTGGTTGCTGTTGTGGCGTATTAGATTCTGACTTGAGGGATACATGACTGAACTTTGACCTCAATAGTTTGGTGTGACTGAAGTAGTTGCAATggtttatttaaattgttttgcaatataacaatttttctaattttgtgtaaaatgcttctgtttttttcagtaGCTCACTTGGGACTGTGATGTGCAATAATTTGGTGACAAACACGATTAGTTATTTTGTTCACTTTCCTCTGAAGATTACGGTGGCTGAATTTGGACCAAAATCAGACAGCTAGGCCGCACGGCGGCCTTTGTTTGTCAATGGCCAATTTTTATTTGCACCATTGCAATCAACAGCTGAAGCTAACAAATATATGCTTGATAGATGGCTACCCGCTGTCATAAGAGAAAACTAAAGtatattgacatttttacaaGTCTGTGTGCAGCTTTGTTTGGACTTCAAGCATACGATATCTGCTGGTAAAGGgttaaaaatgacttattttgtagtacAGGTGCCATAGCCTTCCTCcctgtccatggtgctgaagTATGTGCAACTTATCTCTTCTGTATCTCCAGCATTTTCTCTGCTCTCTGTATTTTAGGAAAAGGTAATACATCATAGTAGTTAATTTATTATCTTTGCTCTGGAAAATTAATTTCTGTTAAGCACATATCATGTTTGCAACAACCCATATAGTTGGCATTTTTATATGAGCATACTAACCGTACTTAAATATTGGATTATCTTCTCATGTTTTAACAACTGGGTGTCATGTCAATAAAGTCACTCTAGGGGTCAGTGTGTGATCATGAACAGGAGCTTGTCAGCCACCCGCCCAAACCCATTTATGTGGATGTACAAAATCCAAATTTTCGTGTTGTCTCTGGTCTCCACGTCTGATAAAATGAATGCTGTGTAAGACGTTGTCCTATCAGTGAAGATCAAATTCATCTCGTCTGATGCCGAATTTGAAGTGAtggatttttagtttttttgacACAATGGAAAACAAAAGATTTGCATCTTACGGCTACGGCCTCGCGtttcttttttctctcctcCACACCATTAATGGAGACGTGAGCTACTCTGTCCCAGAGGAGACGAAACGTGGATCTGTAATTGGGAATATCGCCAAGGATTTGGGAATGGATTTGGGCCAGTTATCTTCCCGTAAAGCACGTATTGATCCTGAGGATAACAACGTTCAGCACTGCGGCATCAACCTCATCACTGGTGACTTGGTTGTTCAGGAGAGGATTGACAGAGAAGGGCTTTGTGGCAAAAAGGCTGCGTGTGTTCTTAAACAGGAACTTGTGCTGGAAAACCCATTAGAGCTACACCGTGTTAATATTCGTGTTTTAGATGTTAATGATAATTCACCACAATTTAATGAAGAGTTACTAAAATTAGAAATTCGAGAATCGGCAGACAAGGGTGAACGTTTTCTTCTCGGGGAAGCGCATGATGGAGATATCGGAGAAAATGCTGTTCAAAGCTACACTTTACAGCAGAATGATCatttcaaattaaatgtaaacacTAAACCAGGTGGAAGGAAGTACTGTGAATTAGTCTTAGACAAAGAATTAGATAGAGAAGATAAAAAAGACATCATGCTCTCGCTGACGGCATATGATGGCGGCACTCCTCAGAGATCAGGTACAGTAGTCATACACGTCACTGTGCTGGATGCTAATGATAATGTACCAGTGTTTAGTCAGACTGTTTATAAAGCCAGTGTGCCTGAAAACTCTCCTCTTGATACCTTGGTGATCACAGTGAGTGCAAGTGATGCAGATGAAGGCTTAAATAGTGAAATTACATATGCATTTGACCATGTTTCTGATGACAATATTAATGTATTTACATTGCATCCCAAAAGTGGAGATGTGAGAGTGGCTGGTGTTGTTGATTATGAGAAAATGTCTTCATATGAAATGCAAATAAGCGCGAAAGATGGTCTTGGATTAGTGTCTTATTCAACATTAATCATTGATCTTACTGATGTAAATGACAATGCTCCTGTTATACTACTAAAGTCGCTGTCTAATTCAGTACCAGAGAATGTTTCACCTGGTACTGAGGTGGGCATCATTAATGTGCAGGACAGAGACTCTGAGCAAAATGGACAGGTCCGCTGCTCGATTCAACAAAACATACCCTTTAAGTTAGTTCCTTCTATCAAAAACTATTATTCTTTGGTGACGACTGGACAACTGGACCGTGAACTGGTGTCTGATTACAACATTACAATCAGTGCCACTGATGAGGGCTCTCCTCCTCTGTCTTCCTCTCAAAGTATTCACTTATCTGTAGCAGACATCAACGACAACCCACCTGTGTTTGAGGAACAGTCGTACAGTGCATATGTGAGTGAAAATAACAAAGCTGGCTCCACTTTATGTTCCGTTAGTGCTCGAGACCCCGACTGGAGACAAAATGGTACCGTGATTTATTCTCTGCTTGCCGCTGAGGTGAACGGGTCCTCGGTTTCCTCCTATGTATCTGTTAATGGAGATACGGGGGTGATCCACGCTGTCAGGCAGTTTGATTATGAACACCTGAGAAGTTTTAAAGTCCACGTCATGGCCAGAGACAACGGTTCTCCTCCTCTGAACAGCAACGTGAGTGTCAGTGTGTTCATTTCGGATGTGAACGACAACTCTCCTCAGATACTGTACCCCTCCTTGGAAGGCAACTCCTTCATGACCGAGCTGGTCCCCAAAGCTGCACACGGAGGCtctgtggtgtccaaagtgatagCGGTGGATGCAGACTCCGGACAGAACGCCTGGCTGTCCTATCATATAGTCAAGTCCACTGATCCGGGACTTTTCACCATTGGTCTCCACAGTGGAGAGATCAGGACCCAGCGGGACATTTCTGAATCTGACAGCATGAAACAGAACCTGATTGTGGCAGTGAAAGATAACGGACAGCCCCCTCTCTCTGCCACCTGCTccatgtatttacttatttctgATAACTTGGCTGAGGTGCCAGAACTGAAGGACATTTCTTATGATGAGAAGAATTCCAAACTGACGTCTTATCTGATAATTGCGCTGGTGTCTGTGTCCACCTTCTTTCTGaccttcatcatcatcgtcCTGGGTGTGAGGTTTTGCCGCAGGAGAAAGCCCAGACTGTTGTTTGATGGAGCAGTTGCCATTCCTAGCGCATATCTTCCTCCTAATTACGCAGATGTTGATGGCACAGGAACTTTACGCAGCACCTACAACTATGACGCCTACTTGACAACAGGTTCTAGAACCAGTGACTTTAAGTTTGTGTCTTCTTACAATGACAACACGCTGCCTGCTGACCAGACTCTGAGGAAAAGTTCTTCTGACTTTGCTGATGAGCTTCATGATTCGTTTGACCCTTTTGAGGTAGGCAACATCTTCCAAATTTGAATGTGAAAATGTTGTTCTTTCAACATGAACCATTTCTATAATTAGTTTGTGGTTTACTTCACCAGATCAACCCTAAAGTTTTCTCTATAAGATATTTACCCCAACTTGACCACTTTCCAATTACTACCTTATGATcagcttcagtgtgaatttgtgGTCTGTTAAGATGTAAGAAGTCCTATACACTTTGGCAACTGAGAATAACATTACTGCACTTTGACCTTTCTGTcaacattctgaaaatattccCTCATTCCTTTTTTCAAAGTTGGCTTGTTTCAAGTGTGTGACACCTCAGGGTTCTCGTGACTGTGTTCATCAAGTTTGCTCTGTCTGTTCAAAACGAATGTGTGCTCAATACACTTTTTATGCACTTTTTTGCCCATCTTGGTGAATGTAAATGTGGCTCCATCGGCACATTAATgctcaattacattttttattgcatCGTTTTACTCTTCAATTGGCTTTTAAGGAGATGTTGGAAATTTTATTGTTAGTTTGGGCCTTTAAGTTTGCAAGTTCTTCGTGCACTTCTCAACTGACTGAGAATAGTTCTGGGTGGTTCATGGATAGCAAGCAAAAGTCCTGAAAAACAGCcgaaaaatacatataataaatCAAAGACTCAGTTGCCTCTGTTTTCATTGTCGATGCGTCTCAGTGTAACACGTGATTGGTAGGTGTTatgtccaa of the Dunckerocampus dactyliophorus isolate RoL2022-P2 chromosome 11, RoL_Ddac_1.1, whole genome shotgun sequence genome contains:
- the LOC129189693 gene encoding protocadherin beta-15-like, which encodes MENKRFASYGYGLAFLFSLLHTINGDVSYSVPEETKRGSVIGNIAKDLGMDLGQLSSRKARIDPEDNNVQHCGINLITGDLVVQERIDREGLCGKKAACVLKQELVLENPLELHRVNIRVLDVNDNSPQFNEELLKLEIRESADKGERFLLGEAHDGDIGENAVQSYTLQQNDHFKLNVNTKPGGRKYCELVLDKELDREDKKDIMLSLTAYDGGTPQRSGTVVIHVTVLDANDNVPVFSQTVYKASVPENSPLDTLVITVSASDADEGLNSEITYAFDHVSDDNINVFTLHPKSGDVRVAGVVDYEKMSSYEMQISAKDGLGLVSYSTLIIDLTDVNDNAPVILLKSLSNSVPENVSPGTEVGIINVQDRDSEQNGQVRCSIQQNIPFKLVPSIKNYYSLVTTGQLDRELVSDYNITISATDEGSPPLSSSQSIHLSVADINDNPPVFEEQSYSAYVSENNKAGSTLCSVSARDPDWRQNGTVIYSLLAAEVNGSSVSSYVSVNGDTGVIHAVRQFDYEHLRSFKVHVMARDNGSPPLNSNVSVSVFISDVNDNSPQILYPSLEGNSFMTELVPKAAHGGSVVSKVIAVDADSGQNAWLSYHIVKSTDPGLFTIGLHSGEIRTQRDISESDSMKQNLIVAVKDNGQPPLSATCSMYLLISDNLAEVPELKDISYDEKNSKLTSYLIIALVSVSTFFLTFIIIVLGVRFCRRRKPRLLFDGAVAIPSAYLPPNYADVDGTGTLRSTYNYDAYLTTGSRTSDFKFVSSYNDNTLPADQTLRKSSSDFADELHDSFDPFEVGNIFQI
- the LOC129189694 gene encoding protocadherin gamma-A4-like, producing the protein MAHTRRIFQSCSFVFFFVLAEYAHGDLSYSVQEELKRGSVIGNIAKDLGLEVGKLSSRKARVDMERNDKQYCGINLRTGDLMVADRIDREEHCGEKPSCVLKFDLLLENPLELHRLSLQVQDVNDNAPIFPKDVVKLEIRESADKGAKYRVNAAHDADIGTNSVQSYILQQNANFVFHIQTTNSGSKYGELILDKELDREEQQDIKLLLTAVDGGSPTRSGTVLIHVIVLDANDNAPIFTQAIYTSSVKEDAALKTPVITVSASDADEGVNGEVTYEFSRLSDKSRNMFSLNQETGEIVVIGEIDYEDGTKHEVFVEAKDGYGLSSEAKVVININDVNDNAPFIQLKSLSNPVPENVSPGTEVGIIHVQDRDTEKNGQVHCSIQQNVPFKLVPSIKNYYSLVTTGQLDRELVSDYNITISATDEGSPPLSSSKGIHLSVADINDNPPVFEEQLYSAYVSENNKAGSTLCSVSAEDSDWRQNGTVIYSLLASEVNGAPVSSYVSVNGDTGVIHAVRSFDYEHLRSFKVHVMARDNGSPPLSSNVSVSVFISDVNDNSPQILYPSPEGNSFMTELVPKAAHGGSVVSKVIAVDADSGQNAWLSYHIVKSTDPGLFSIGLHSGEIRTQRDISESDSMKQNLIVAVKDNGQPPLSATCSMYLLISDNLAEVPELKDISYDEKNSKLTSYLIIALVSVSTFFLTFIIIVLGVRFCRRRKPRLLFDGAVAIPSAYLPPNYADVDGTGTLRSTYNYDAYLTTGSRTSDFKFVSSYNDTTLPADQTLRKSPTDFVDELPESFDPLEVGTL